ggtgctgctgctgctgctcttgCTGCTACTCTTCCTGCTGCCCACCCTGTGGTTCTGCAGCCCCAGTGCCAAGTATTTCTTTAAGATGGCCTTCTACAACGGTTGGATCCTCTTCCTGGCTGTGCTTGCCATCCCTGTGTGTGCCGTGCGAGGACGCAACGTTGAGAACATGAAGTGAGGGGCGAGGGGTGATGGATGGGTGATGAGGGAACCCAAGGGTGAGAAGTGAATGGTAAATTCAGAGAGCAGCATGGTACGTGTAGCATAGACTGAATAAGCCCAGGGACACAGAAGGGGGAGAAAATTGCAAAAATGGCCAGAAAGACAGTAGGGTGGGGAGAACTGAGACAGGCAGGTGGACATCAGTGAATCCCATTGGGCCCCTTTGCCGTGACCCCACAGGATCTTGCGTCTAATGCTGCTCCACGTCAAATACCTGTATGGGATCCGAGTGGAGGTGCGAGGGGCCCATCACTTCCCTCCCTCACAGCCCTACGTTGTAGTCTCCAACCACCAGAGCTCCCTCGACCTGCTTGGTGAGACCCCGTTCCTAGGCACATGCCCTCCCTCCTGGCACTTTGCCACAAACCTGCTCCTTTAAAGGTCCTCAACTCCTCTCTTCTAGGATGTTGCTCCCTTGCTCCCTCCTCAGGTTTTCTTTCTCCAGAATACGTCTGCCCTCATTAGCAGGGTACATATGCCTTTAGTCACCCTTGCTTTTACATGGGTAAAATGTAGTCTGCTACCTTTATCTCCAGTCCCTGCTAGTGTGGGTGATGACCTGGGTGGAGTGGGATGCCTGCTGTGGCACTCTGCCTCTGCCCTGATCCTTACTCCATCCCCATGCCTGCTTAAGGAATGATGGAGGTACTGCCAGGCCGCTGTGTTCCCATTGCCAAGCGTGAACTACTATGGGCTGGCTCTGCTGGACTGGCCTGCTGGCTGGCAGGAGTCATCTTCATTGACCGGAAGCGCACAGGGGATGCTATCAGTGTCATGTCTGAGGTCGCCCAGACCCTGCTTACCCAGGACGTGAGTCATCTTGGGGAAATGGGGGCTTGGGGAACTAGGGAATGGAACAGTTATAAACTAATGGATAGACAGGGCAGGCAGGCCTCATTATAGCATTGCACCCACTCTGATGCCTCCATATGTGCATATcttccttgaccctcttcctctacCAGGTAAGAgtctgggtttttcctgaggGAACAAGAAATCACAACGGCTCCATGCTGCCCTTCAAACGTGGCGCCTTCCATCTTGCAGTACAGGCCCAGGTGACTACTACTTCGCCTTCCTCTGCTCAGTCCCTAGcccccatccttccttcctttctgggCAATGGTTGGTCTCAGGGAGCCATGGACTGATCCACTTTATCCATTTTCCAGGTTCCCATTGTCCCCATAGTCATGTCCTCCTATCAAGACTTCTACTGCAAGAAGGAGCGCCGCTTCACCTCGGGTGAGGGCTCTGAGCAGGTCTGGGATAGTGTGTGGCCAGAACAGCCATTGGAGAGACTAGGGTATGTCCCTGTGAGCAGGGGATCATTCAGTGACAGAGCCATGAGACATACCCACATGAATATCCCATGTATGATCCCTCATCAGGCAAAAGTGTCTATTAAGCACCCACCATACTCTGTTGGGTGGGCAGTACTTGGTCTCTAAGAGGGGCTGTTTTGATCTGTCAGGAAAGATAGTCTATATATGCAAAACTGCAGTCAATAAACCTCCACGGTGAAGGCTAAACCCGGGTGATAGGAGATATCTGGACTGAGGTTCAGGGAAGGCTTTGTACAGGAGGGCCTCAAAAAACAGGTGGCAGCTGGCAATCAGGAGGCGGTTGCCCAGGGTTAGGGGAAGAAACCCACAAGATTGAGGAAGGGAGTAGCAGCATTGCTCAGAAGCTGGGCACTACCTGTGGGCAAAATCCTGGGAGAACAAGCCATAATGGTGCTCCTCATCTCACCAGGGCGATGTCAGGTACGGGTGCTGCCACCAGTGCCCACAGAAGGGCTGACACCAGATGATGTCCCTGCTCTGGCTGACAGAGTCCGGCACTCCATGCTCACCATTTTCCGGGAAATCTCCACTGATGGCCGGGGTGGTGGTGACTATCTGAAGAAGCCTGGGGGAGTGGGCGAAGCCCGGCTGTGAGCTTCTCTCCCATTTGTCCCCATCTTCTGCCCCACACCTACCAACCCATTGGCCCTAAAGCAGGGGCACTCTTCCTCATTTCCTTTCTCCCCattcattctcctcttcagaatcTTCAAATTCTGATGTGAAAGTACATACAGTTGTCACTCCCTATCCCTTCCTGGCCCCATCCAGGGACTCTCCTGCCTAGGTGCAGTCTTCATTCTGATCCTCACCTCCTGCCATCTTGTCTGTGGGATAGTTGCCTCCCCTTCAACTTGAGTGGCTCATTGTACACAAGGGTGGGGAATATTCCATCCCATCCCATCCCCAGTGGACTCTTCCTTT
This region of Callospermophilus lateralis isolate mCalLat2 chromosome 6, mCalLat2.hap1, whole genome shotgun sequence genomic DNA includes:
- the Agpat1 gene encoding 1-acyl-sn-glycerol-3-phosphate acyltransferase alpha; translation: MELWPGAWTVLLLLLLLLLFLLPTLWFCSPSAKYFFKMAFYNGWILFLAVLAIPVCAVRGRNVENMKILRLMLLHVKYLYGIRVEVRGAHHFPPSQPYVVVSNHQSSLDLLGMMEVLPGRCVPIAKRELLWAGSAGLACWLAGVIFIDRKRTGDAISVMSEVAQTLLTQDVRVWVFPEGTRNHNGSMLPFKRGAFHLAVQAQVPIVPIVMSSYQDFYCKKERRFTSGRCQVRVLPPVPTEGLTPDDVPALADRVRHSMLTIFREISTDGRGGGDYLKKPGGVGEARL